One window from the genome of Mycolicibacterium gadium encodes:
- a CDS encoding methylated-DNA--[protein]-cysteine S-methyltransferase codes for MSTNIFDELHADEDTMSRLHTRLEQAAEADGALDVAYRTIDTPVGTLLLAATSVGLVRVAYDIEGHDAVLNRLADAVSPRILRSPLRLEDVARQIDEYFAKRRTAFDVRVDLRLADGFRRDVVEHLRDIGYGRRESYATVAAAIGRPRAVRAVGTACAHNPLPVVIPCHRVVRSDGSAGLYVGGPLAKSTLLELEAG; via the coding sequence ATGAGCACCAATATCTTCGACGAACTGCATGCCGATGAAGACACGATGTCCCGGTTGCACACCCGGCTAGAACAGGCGGCAGAAGCCGACGGGGCGCTCGACGTCGCCTACCGCACGATCGACACCCCGGTCGGCACGCTCCTGCTGGCCGCGACGTCGGTCGGCCTGGTTCGCGTGGCATACGACATCGAGGGCCACGACGCGGTCCTCAACCGGCTCGCCGACGCCGTGAGCCCCCGGATTCTGCGCTCTCCATTGCGACTCGAGGACGTTGCACGGCAGATCGATGAGTATTTCGCCAAGCGCCGCACCGCTTTCGACGTCCGGGTCGATCTCCGGCTGGCCGACGGCTTCCGGCGCGATGTCGTCGAGCACTTGCGCGACATCGGTTACGGCCGCCGGGAAAGCTATGCGACCGTCGCCGCGGCGATCGGCCGTCCGCGCGCGGTCCGCGCCGTCGGCACAGCCTGCGCCCATAACCCGCTCCCGGTGGTCATCCCCTGTCATCGCGTCGTGCGCTCCGACGGGTCGGCGGGTCTGTACGTCGGCGGGCCTCTGGCCAAATCGACACTGCTCGAACTCGAAGCCGGCTGA